In Lates calcarifer isolate ASB-BC8 linkage group LG21, TLL_Latcal_v3, whole genome shotgun sequence, the sequence TCCGTCTCCACTGTAAGCTCCACCCCTCTGTCCTCCACCTGGCCAACGAACCTGGCGCACTCCGAGCAGGTCCGGCTGTGCTGTGACCCCTCCTCCCTGCACGtcacccccctcctcaccctgcCCCTCCCTCTGCGCAgggcctgtctgtctctgcagatcTGATTGGCCGAGGCACGTCTGCTCCTGCGGCTCTGATTGGTTCCCTCCCCCTGGTTCTGGCTGTGGTTCTGGGTCCGTTGAGCTCTCTGCAGGGCCAGTGCTGCCAGGTCCGAGTGAGACGACGTGCTGTCGATCAACCTCCTGCCCATAGAGAGCGGCCGGACCGGCAGCGCCATCCTGAGCCGCAGCCAGAACCGCGACCGCCGCGGTTCAGACCGACTCCTTCTCCATGTCACGGTGCTGACGGCGACCTGACGGAGCTGGGCCACCTCCACGCAGGGCAGCTTACTGACCGAGCGGTAAACCACGGCCACGATGGACGCCTGGTGGCCGTGTTGGAGGTACAGACCCAGACGACACTCCAGGAGGCTGAAGCTTTTCTCTTTAAGGAAGTCGGGGCTGAGGACGAACAGGAGGCGGCGGCTCCGCTGCATCGACTGCAGGACGGCTTCTGATAGGTCTGACAGAGGACACACAGGAAGAGTCAGACACAACCACTCATACAACACCTTTAAACCAGGAGGACAGTTCAGAGATTCAAACTTAATCTGGGATTATAGACCACATCACCAGGTCCAGTGATGGCAGATTCAAGTTCTTTCAATTCTTTGttccaggctgaaatatctcaacaggTTTTAGACTGACTCCCACTCAGACATTCAGTGTCCTCAGAGGGTGAACCTAAAGACTTTCCATAGAACTGTTTCAGCTGGGAAAGCTTACATGTGCAAAACCAACCACCAAGTCCTTCAAGACTTTTCTGTCATAACCCAAAACGAACTGTCTGAAGAC encodes:
- the LOC108874423 gene encoding uncharacterized protein LOC108874423, with protein sequence MQRSRRLLFVLSPDFLKEKSFSLLECRLGLYLQHGHQASIVAVVYRSVSKLPCVEVAQLRQVAVSTVTWRRSRSEPRRSRFWLRLRMALPVRPLSMGRRLIDSTSSHSDLAALALQRAQRTQNHSQNQGEGTNQSRRSRRASANQICRDRQALRRGRGRVRRGVTCREEGSQHSRTCSECARFVGQVEDRGVELTVETEMQQVTPDRTEIRSDPVPETDPAAVPDSTPDPAPTPAVTSEPGPDSTPSTCEQDEGGKHQQPQQMIGSWTSEEK